The genomic stretch CAATATGAAGGATACGCCTGGTACAACCAAAACTATGACCTGGCTTGGTGGAGTGTCATTGAAAATGATGTCCTGAGCCGTGAAATACGAACAGTAAACGATTTGTTTGATTCATCTCCTATTTATCGAGATGATAATCCAAGCAAGGATATGTTGACCATTAGATGTGTAAAAGATAATTGAAAATAGTCATGAAAAATAGCTTAATATATTGTCTTATCAGTATGTTCACCTTAATTTCCTGTATGGAAGAAAAGGCTGAACACCCCACTCAAGGATTGGTAAAATTCTCTTCCATTGATTTGCGGGAATTCAACCAATATGCCGCCAATAGCCGCATCCAAGCATCTTCGGAATGGAAGCATGTTTTTCAAGATGAAGTGATATTAACCATCACAAACAAAGAAAAAGAATATACCTTGTCGATCAATCCGAATGATTTTTCTACAGGCTATGAAATCATGCTACCAATGGGGGAATATACTTTTAAATCAAGAGCTTCAGCACCAAACTACACTGCTTATTTGCCATTTTCCCTATCCGGTGAGTTTGTTTTGGATAAAACCAGCCTTGACATATCATTGGAAGGTAATACCAATTACGGATTAATAACTCTCGATCCTGCCTATGTGGAATCGGCGCAATTAAGCAAAACACATGAATTGGAGATGACTGAGGATGGTCAATTTTATTATTTATATGTGAAAAACGGGCTGCTGGTACAATTGAGCATTTACGAGTTTTTTGCAAGTCAAGAATTTGTCAAATACTTTAAAATGGAAGCAAAAAACCATTACCACTATAAACTTAACTTAACAGAAAACCAAGGTACCGGAAACATCATGGAACTGTTGTTAGCTCCATTTACCTATGGTGAAACTCCAATTGAACTCCCCGGAGGAAATTAAACCCGAAATCAATGCCGTTTAGTTAACCTATGTCTCCGATAGTCATGCGGGGCTGACGACAGATCCTTTCCCAACAGATCGGGAAAGGATCTTTTCACTCATTAGGGATTGTATGAGAGAGATTCCCTCGCCGCGACGAGCTGACAGCTTTGTCACCGTCAGCTCTTATCTAAACGGTAATAAATCCGAGTTAAACTAAAAACACCAACGTCAGCACATACGCCATCAAGAATGCAAAGATCGGTGCCACTGCCCAGATCAGAAAGAATTTTCTTACAGTGGGTTTTTTGAGCGTTGTTTTTGCGCCATCCTTACTGATGCTAAGCGCGATAAAGGCTGCACCATTCAGCTGTACCAATGAGGTGGGGATGCCCTGTATGATGGATGCATACAGTAGCAGACTGGCCACGATCATCGCAATCACCGTCGCGTGAAAAGGTGTGGGCTCCACAATGCCTTTTCCTGTAGCTTTGGTTACCTTATGTCCCATTAGTGAACTGCCGATCGCAAAGCATGGCGCCACGATCAATACCGACAAAATGATAATGGGCAGGAAATTTCCAATGGCCTCTTTCCCAATTTCATTGGCTGTCAGTGAGGCAATAGGTGCTGCGGCATTGGCCACATTATTGGCACCAATGGAAAAGGCTACGTAAAGTGAGGAAAAAATCAAGAGGCCTTTTAATACCGGATGCGTGGACAATTGTTTGTAATCGGAAGTGAACATTTTTTTCTGGACCAAAGGGAATACCCATTGGCTCAGCACCAGCATTAGCCCAAAAGCAACCATGGGTAAAATCAACCAAGTAGGCAAAATCACATAGAAAAATTTCCGACTGTCAAAAACGCCCAAAGCTGTCGCCGCACCCGCAATCGCCAACACCGTAGACTGGCTAGTGGACTGGGGAACGCCAAGTAAATTGGCGATCAAAAGTGAAAGACTAATGGACAGCAAAATCAATGAAGTAGCTTCAGGAGTAAAAAAAGCCGCATCCAGAAGCCCTTTTCCTAATGTTAAAGAGACTTCCTTACCCGCAACCAAGGCTCCAACCAATACCATAATTCCAAATAATCCAGGAATCAGGCTTCTGCGGATGACACTCGCCCCATAGGCTGCTGAAAAGGCGGGCGCGGTACCACTTCCTCCCATATTTACAGCCAAAAACATCGCCAACAAAAAAGGAATGGTAAGGGAATTAAATAACTCTGACATAATACCGTCGTGAAACAGGTGTGAAAATTAGGTTAGCAAGTGGCAAAACTAACAAATAAAAACATATTCCCTATTAAACCAATAGGGAATATGTTTTTAAACTAATTTCTCTTCATCAGATAAGCACAGTTCAGTCAAGGACAAACGCCTTCACTATTTTGTAGGGAAATCGTTTTCAAGAAGGTTGCTATCAATCGAGTTAAAAACCCAAGGTTCCTGGTTCAACAGCACAGCTGTCGGAACAACAGTTAAATTAGTTCGTGAGGGAAAATCCGTATAATCTTGATAGCCTTGTAGAATTTTGGGACAATGAACTTATTTGCCTTCACAATACTCCTTTAGCCGTTTTAAAAACATTGCCCAATGGTAATTGCAGAACCGGTAAAAGTCTGTCAATTCCCGCCAATCATAGTGCTTTAATACTACATCGGTAATCCCATCCTTTTCAATGAGCTCAAAACTGATCTTTGTACCGATCCACTCTTCATCCGAATCCACACATTCCCAAAACACCCTTTCATTGTCCTTGAGCTCCAAGACTTTCATTTTGGTAATGTACCCCTCATCAAAATCAAATTCATTTATAGCTCCCACTTCTGGACGAACGGAAAGCTTTGGGGTCCAAACCTTGCCAAGTCCCTCTTGGGAAATAAGCGCCTGATAAACCGTTTCTTTGGAGGCTTTGATGGGGTTCAGATGTTCTATACTGGTCATTTTAAATTTGGATTAAGTTCACGTTCTATATTACGATACGAAAAATTACATAAAAATGTCTCATTTTGAACAAATCCTAATCAATTTTACCAGCCATATGTTATTTCCTAAATTTTTAATTTAATTTACCGTATAACGGTCAATAAGCCAAACCTTGTTTTTATGATTTCCTGCATCTATTTCTAAGCCCTTTTCTTTATGCTTCCAAGCCATGAGTTAAAACCATTTTTTGGTTTAATCCAGTTCCTTTGCTTACTTCTCTGCGCAGTATCCCCTCTTTGTGCCCAGCAGTCGAAGCTAGCTTCGGATGCAGCAATAGCAGAAAAAATCTACCTCCAGACAGACAGTGAGCTTTATATCAATGGACAGGTCATATGGCTAAAGCTATTTGTGGTCGAAGCCGCCACCAATAGGCCTACCAAACTAAGCGGTGTCCTCTATGCTGAGCTGATCGACGCCAATGACAACATAATGGATGAAAAACTGCTGAAAATTGAAAATGGAGCAGGCAGTAGCTATTTTGAGCTCACTGACCAATACCTTCCCGGTAGGTACATGATCAGGGCTTATACCGCTTGGAACAAGAATTTTGGTCGTGCATTTATCACTAGAAAGTACATTGATATTTATCCTTCCAAAGAAAAGGACCATTTGACTCCTATTCAAAACACTATTGTTTCTGAAGAAACTCAAGGCAATTATTTGCTTTCCGCAGAATTCCTTCCCCTGCAGATCGATAGCCTCCATTCCAAAAAACTGGATGTCTTTATTAACCTTGATGAAGACACGGATTCCCTCCGTATAAAAAGCCAAGATGGCCAGATTTACCCTTTTCAATATCCAGTTGCTGCTGCCCATCACCTCGCTACACTGGGAATGCGTACCGCTAATGGCAGGTTTTATTCCAAAACCATCGCCCTTCGCCCTACCCTGCCAGAAGTAGACTTCTATCCAGAAAGCGGCCATTTGGTGCACGGTATTATGAGCAAGGTAGTTTTTAGGGCAACTGATATAAAAGGCAATGGGCTGAAAATAAAGGGTGCTATAGCAGATAGTGATGGTAATTTTATCTGTGATATCACCAATAACCACTTGGGATTGGGCACTTTTATGCTCAGACCGGACAGCAGCAAGACCTATCATGCCTCCATCAATATCGCTTCAGATAGCGTCGAAACTTATACATTCAAACTCCCTAACGTAAAAAGCAGCGGCAATATCCTCAACGTAAGCACCTTTAAAAACCAAATCAGGCTAGCGGCCTATTCTTTCCCCGCTACACAGGACAGTATATACATCCAAGTATCCAGTCGGGGAATCAATTATTATATGCTCAAAGGACCAACAAACAATGGCCAGATGGCAGCGTTGATAGCGGCTGATCATTTGCCTACCGGGGTAATTTCATTTACCCTACTCGATGCGGAAAAACGTCCCCTTTCCCAACGCCTATTCTTCAATAAGGCAGGAGAAGATGACTTAAGTATTCAAGTAAAGACTGACTCCGCCGCTTATCATCCACGATCCAAAGTGGCCCTTTCGGTGCAAATTTCGGATACCACAGGAAATCCAATACCAGCCCAAATAGCCATTTCCGTAGTCAATAAACGACTTAATGGGGCATTGCAGGAAAAAAGCGCCAATATCCAGTCCTCCTTTTTGCTAAGCAGCGACTTCGATGGCGGAATAAAGCAGCCGGGATATTATCTGGATCCGCAGCAGCCGGCACGTCTTCAAGAACTGGACATGCTTATGATGACCAAAAACAGTGCGTACCGTTACGGCATCATTGAGCATCAACTAACCATTCCTCCTGAACCTTCCCTAAAAGTAGCGGGGACTGTCAGCAGTACTTTTTCCAAAAAAAAGAAAAAGGAAGGCATTGACCTGACATTAATGACCTTTGGGGAAAAAACTTCCTTTCTGAAACAGCAAACGGATAGCCTTGGCCGATTTAATTTCAACCTACCTGACAATTATGGCCAGCACATCAACGTCTTGCTCCAGACTGCCAATGCAAATGGAAAAAAACGTAATTATACTGTCCAACTTAATCGGAATGTAGCTCCTGCTATTAGCTTTGATCAAAAAGAAGCCATCACCACACTGGATAGTGTAAAGCATCTACTGGTCAAAAAACAGCAAGAAAAAAATACGGTGGATGAGGCATTCAGGCTTACAGGCGATTATATGGACCTGGAGGAAGTGACCGTAGAAGATTACCTGCTTACTCCCCAGCGGCAAAAAGTCATGGACAGATTTGGCAAACCGGACGATGTCATCGACGGGGAAGAAATCGAAGCAAAAGAACAAAAATGGTCCTATGGTTTGTACAGCGTGTTATTGTTCAATTATCCCGAAAAAGTCAGGATCGAGCGTGTAGGTGGAGGCGGTGGCTACTTATGGGCCAAGGTAAACAACAGCGAAATGACCCTGGTGGTAGTCGACGGCATTCCCGTCATGAATTTCAACTACGACCTCATTCCAAACATTCCCCCATCGGAAGTCAAAAGTGTAGAACTTATCGAATATGCCAATGACTTTTCACGGCTCTTCATGGAAGTATATCCACAAGCAAGTCCCCTGGAAGCACCTATGACAGGCAATGTAATCGCCATATACACCTACGCGGGCAAAGGTGTTTTCTCCGTGGACCAACCCGACGGAATACTCAAAACTTCCGTGCCCGTATTTTCACCAAAAAGGGATTTTGAAGCTCCTGATTATTCCCAGCTCACCCCACAGGAACGCCTTAAACCAGACTTAAGGACCCTTATCCACTGGGACCCCACCCTAAAAACCAATGTTGAAGGCAAAGCTCAAATTCATTTTTACAACGCCGACTCCCCGGGAGAAATGCTGATCATAATTGAAGCCATTACAGAAGATGGCAAAACGGGTTACCAGGAATTCACCTATCAGGTCAGGGAGTAGAAAACAGTCAATCCAGCATAAACAAAAATGGAATAATGATCAGGAGGTGAAATCACAATTGGGGATCCGCCATGTTAAAAGGAACAACACGGGGCAAGCGGAAAAGTCGGGGTCGTGAATCCCTTTATTTTAATATGATTTCTTTTTTGGTTTTTTTGCCATAAAAATTAGGTTCTATATGATTTACTATGGGTAAACTGAGCGCTAGCGGGCTATGGAGATCGAAGCATCACATGGACGGATGAACTTGGGTGCCGATGCTCCTGATGCAGTCGATAATGATATATGTTTTCCTTACCCATGGTCAGTACCTACGGCACTGTTAGGATGCTGTATCCAATTTCTGTTACCAAGCTAATGCTCCTAACGGAGCATCCCTTCTGACACTTCTGTCGGCTAAAATAGTGAGAAGGGAGTCCTGGCCAATGCCACTGGGCATTTAAGCTTGGTAAAATCAGGTTGCCTCCAGGGGGCTTTGTGCCGTAGGAACAAAACTATTCCCCTGATCTATCCGCACAAGTGGGACAGTCCCATGGATAATTTACCCACAGTATTCCATATAGAACCAAAAATTCTAAGCCCCAAATCTGTTTGTTTTCCATTCATTTGGACTCCGCTCACAAACCACTTCATGGCGACATTCTATTTGAATGAAAACCTCGCCCCGCCCCCCAGAAATATGGCTGACCCAATAATATATAAATAACTGAATACCAGCTGTATGCAAAAACAGTCTACCTGACACTCAACACCAAGCTGTTCTATTGTCTGATGGGCCACATCTACCGACGGTACCATATGCCCAGCAGTATATGGAAATACTTCACCGTGAAACCGCTGGCCAACTGCTGAATGCATTGGGCAACAGGAAAAAATGAACGGGTTCATCGAAGAGCTGTTCGAAATGGCACCCCTCCGTATGAAACTTGAGAAAGAGAAAACATCTCTTAATCAAATATTACGCTGTTAACCTAACAGTTATGGGTTCCTAACAGGCCTGCACCAATGGTTATCTGCGCTTTTCATGCCATCGTCTCCGATGACTGTGTAAGCCTCGCTTCCTGTAAGAGGATAACCCTTTCAGGCTAACATGAATAAGTTGACTTCTACATGTTTATAATAAAGCTAAAGGTCTTATATAAATTCTCGTTTCATGGACTTTCATTGCAAAATAAATACACTTTCCCTGCCAGTTTTCCGCTTACACTGTGAACGTAGATTCCCTTTTTATCTTACTAAGATATGATACACCAGACAACAACAAACATTTTTAAAAAAACCGTAAAACAAGTAATAAAAGTTAATTATTTACGATAAATACCAACTATTAAACCTTATAATTAATTTAATCAGAATTTAATTTCAATAACAATCTGTTTATTATATATTAGAAACAAACCAACATATTTCACACTCTCAGGTAATAACTAATGTTAAAAAAGTCATTTCATACATTAATGTGAAGCATCGTATCCTCCTATGGCTCTAAGAAGTCATAGCGAAAGTAGTATGGCAATTCCACTTTCGAAACAGGAGACTACCACTTCGTTCCCGATAGCCATACCGGGCGGGCTTTCCCCATCTCAGCGACATGGTTTTAAAGGCAGAACCATGGTAACGCATTTGAAATATCACGTTTGACACGACACTATCCTCCTGTAAATGCTCAAATAACGGCTAAGGAAGAAGTGGTGGTTTTTGGGGAGATTTGGCTTTAATAAAGCTGGTATATCACTGCGCAGAGTATCTTTAATTGTGCATCAGGCTACCTCGAAATATGATAGAGTAACATAAAACATACAGTGGATGGCTTTAATTATCAATAGCATTTGAATAGAGCTAATGATGAAATAATTATAAAAATCTCGTTGAGAAAAAATATGATAATATGATGAAAGTGCTACTCAAACCTCTTATAGCAATTGTTTTTTTATTTTTAATTGGCCTGTCGGGATTAGTTCATGCACAGTCCGATCCCGAAACTTCTGAAATAGACATCATCCAAGAGCGCTTTTATCAGGGTTTTATTTCTTCTCCAAGCGTTGAGTCTAACGACCAGAACGTAACAAATCTTATGGCCAGTCAGGAAGGGGACGGTTCCTGGTCTGACATTGATTATCAGTCGAATGCACAATCAATCTGGCCACCGGGCGACCATCTTTACCGTCTTGAAATCTATGCCAGGTCGTATTCCAATCCTGCAAGTGATTATTACAACTCAGCAGATCTTTTGTCAAGGATTGAAACTACCATCACGTACTGGCTAAACCTTGATCCCGAACCGAGCAGTACCAACTGGTTTTTTTATGCCATCAGTGTCCCTAAGGATATTGGGAATACGCTTATAGCACTCCGGGAGGCCCCCAATGGCATTTCTACTGCGATGGAGAATGATCTGCTCGACTGGATGACCAAAAGTAACAGACCATTTTCAGATTTTACTGAAAGCGGAGGGCCTAACCTTACCGATGTTGCCCAGCACTATATGATGCGGGCCTGTATCACCAATGATGAGCACTTGCTTTCAGAAACCGTAGAAGCAGTTTCGGCATCGATCAAAATTGATCCTGAAAGCGGTATACAGCCCGATAATTCCTTTAAGGCACATGGGCCCCAACTCTATACCTATGGTTATGGAACGGAGTTTATAAAAGGAATTGGAGTCATTGGGAATAGTGTAGTGGGCACTTCCTTTGCATTTCCTGTGGGAAAAATGGCTATTTTTTCTGATTTCATGCGTAAGGGCTTTATGAAACCGGTCCGCGGCCAATATGTGGATTTTAACAATTTCGGACGTGGGATCAGCCGCCCAAACAATGCAAGAGCCCAGCCAAGTATTATTGCCCCCATTTCACAGATTGACCTGCCGGAACACAAAAGCGAATACGAGGATGCAATAGCCCGGATGAAGGGGGAAAAGGATGCTTCCTATAATATAGTTCCTGAACATTACCACTATTGGACCACGGATTATTCCCTTCATATCCGTCCGGAATATACCTTTGGCCTGCGTTCAGTATCCAGGCGCACGGCAAAGTCTGAGGCAGGTAACGGGGAAAATGAAAAAGGACATTTCCTGGCGGAAGGGGTGACCTACATCGGGGTGAGCGGTGATGAATACTACAATATCTATCCCACCTGGGACTGGAACAAGATCCCGGGAACGACCACCCCGGAAATCACCTCTTATCCCAAAAGGCCTCAATGGGGAGGCAATTTGGGTACTTCCTCCTTTGTGGGCGGGGTTTCCGACGGAGTGTACGGCGTGAGTGCCTATGCCATGGACGACTATGGTACCCGGGCAAAAAAATCATGGTTCTTCTTTGATGATGAAATCGTGTGCCTGGGCTCCGGTATTGAGGCAACGGCCGCTGAAGCAATCAACACCACGGTCAACCAGAGCCACCTGACCACGGACGTGAACGTGTCCACCACGGGAGGGACATCTGTCCTCTCTTCGGGAATGCGCAGCTACAACGGAGACCTGAAATGGGTGACGCAGGGAAATGTGGGGTACCTGTTCCCTTCCGGGGGTAATATCAGCCTGTCGAACCAGACCCAGACCGGGACATGGAAAAGCATCAATACCAGTCAGTCTGATGCCGAAGTGAGCCACGAGGTGTTCAAACTGTGGTTCAACCACGGCGTTGCCCCCCAGGACGCTTCCTATTCCTATGTAGTTTTACCGGGAAAAGGGACGCCGACAGCGATGCAGGGGTATGACCAAAGCCGTATCGATATATTGGTGAACAGCGACAGCGTCCAGGCGGTGCTGCACCGCACGCTGAACATCCTGCAGGTGGTGTTTTATAAAGCGGCCACCCTGAAGTACGGCGATGTGCTGCTGAAAGCTGACAGGGCGTGTACGGTGATGCTGACAGATCCCGGATCGGCAGAAGTGGCCGCATCCGTGGCAGATCCTGCCCAGACCCACAGCGAACTGAACCTGGTGTATAAGAACGGAGTTCTTGGGGAACCCCGTACACTGACCATGACCTTGCCTTCCGGCGATTATGCGGGGAGCACGGTTTCCGGGAAGATCAACAGTACGCTGCCTGTTTATGTACCGCCTGCTCCTCCGATCATGAGCCTTGTGGCCATAGCCGATTCCTATGTCCGCGACGGAAGTCACAGTTCCAAAAATTACGGGACAGAAACGGGTCTAGTGGTAAAGGACAATCCCAGCAGTTATCTTCGGGAATCCCTGTTGAAATTTGACCTTTCGGCGCTGCCTGCCCAGACCGACAGCGTTGTCCTGCGTCTTTATGTGAAGGAGACCAATGCCGATATTGAAAAAGGTGTCAAATGGAAGTTCTATAAGGTACCCAATGATTGGAGCGAAACCTCTGTTTCCTACGATGATAAACCGGCGGCCACCGGGGATCCTATCGGTGAGGTACGGGGATCGTCTGCGGGGACCTATGTGAAACTTAATGTGTCCGGGGCGCTGCAGGACCACAGCACAGACCAACTGTCATTGCTTGTAGTAGCAGACCTTTCTTCATTTTCTTCCGGGGGTAATTCAAGCTGGACAGACGCTACATTTGCTTCCCGCGAGAGCACAGAGGAGGGGATCCGTCCACAGCTTTTGGTATATGGTGATGCCCCTGAGGAAGCGGTTACCGGTTCTGTTGTCGCAGAGGCCGATGCGTTTGTGGACAAGGATAATCCTGACAATAATTACGGGTCCAACGGCTATATGGCAGCCCAGCAGGACCGCAGGGATATATTTCTGCGATTTGATATCAGTGACGTTGATCCCGATAAGGTCACATCGGCCAAAATGCGTGTCTTTTTTAAGAATGACGAGACCTCCGTCGGGCTGAACCTGCACCCTGTGGCAGACAATACCTGGGAGGAAACGGGGATCACCTGGAACAATGCACCTGCCGGGGGAGATGTGATCGCCACGGTGTCCGGTGAAAGCAAAGCTAAGCAAGAGGCGGCAGCATTTGATATTACCAGCCAGTTACAGAACTATCAGTCCGATGGGGAACCCGGCTATATTACCTTCAAGATCTCATCGGCTTCGGGCTCGGGGGTATATTTAGATTTTTATACCAGAAATAGTCCGGAAACGGAATATCATCCCAAGCTAGTTTATGAAGAGGGAGGGACAACAGCTTCAACTTCTGAAATCGACATCATTCAAGAGCGCATTTATCAGGGTTTTATTTCTTCTCCAAGCGTTGAGTCTAACGACCAAAACGTAGCAAATCTTATGGCCAGTCAGGAAGAAGACGGTTCCTGGTCTGATATTGATTATCAGTCGAATGCACAATCAATCTGGCCACCGGGCAACCATTTTTCCCGTCTTGAGGTCTATGCCAGATCGTATTCCAATCCTGCAAGTGATTATTACAACTCACCGGAACTGTTGTCAACGATTGAAACTACCATCACGTACTGGCTCGAACTTGATCCCGAACCGAGCAGTACCAACTGGTTTTTTTACACCATTGGTGTCCCTAAGGATATTGGGAATACGCTTATAGCACTCCGGGAGGCCCCCAATGGCATTTCTACTGCGATGGAGAATGATTTAATTGCCGTGATGACCAAAGGACATCCTATTACGCATGGGTATATAACCGGCTCAGCGTCAAATACTACTGATGTGGCTCAGCATCAAATCATGCGGGCCTGTCTAACGGATAATGCAGCACTGCTTTCGGAAGCTGTGGATGCCGTGACAGCCTGGATAAAAATAGATGTTGAGGCAGGTATACAGCCCGATAATTCCTTTAAGGCACATGGGCCCCAACTCTATACCTATGGTTATGGAACGGAGTTTATAAAAGGAATTGGAGTCATTGGGAATAGTGTAGTGGGCACTTCCTTTGCATTTCCTGCGGGAAAAATGGCTATTTTTTCTGATTTCATGCGTAAAGGTTTTATGGAGCCTGTGCGCGGGAGATATGTGGATTTTAATGTGTTCGGACGTGGGATCAGCCGCCCAAACAATGCAAGAGCCCAGCCAAATATTATTGCCCCCATTTCACAGATTGACCTGCCGGAACACAAAAGCGAATACGAGGATGCAATAGCCCGGATGAAGGGGGAAAAGGATGCTTCCTATAATATAGTTCCTGAACATTACCACTATTGGACCACGGATTATTCCCTTCATATCCGTCCGGAATATACCTTTGGCCTGCGTTCAGTATCCAGGCGCACGGCAAAGTCTGAGTCGGGCAACGGGGAAAATATTAAAGGAAATTTCATGACTGAAGGGGTGACCTACATCGGGGTGAGCGGTGATGAATACTACAATATCTATCCCACCTGGGACTGGAACAAGATCCCGGGAACAACTACTCCTGAAATCACTTCTTTTCCCAGCAGGACCAGTTGGGGAAGTAATTTGGGTACTTCCTCCTTTGTGGGCGGGGTTTCCGACGGGGTGTACGGCGTGAGTGCCTATGCCATGGACGACTATGGTACCCGGGCAAAAAAATCATGGTTCTTCTTTGATGATGAAATCGTGTGCCTGGGCTCCGGTATTGAGGCAACGGCCGCTGAAGCAATCAACACCACGGTCAACCAGAGCCACCTGACCACGGACGTGAACGTGTCCACCACGGGAGGGGCATCTGTCCTCTCTTCGGGAATACGCAGCTACAACGGAGACCTGAAATGGGTGACGCAGGGAAATGTGGGGTACCTGTTCCCTTCCGGGGGTAATATCAACCTGTCGAACCAGACCCAGACCGGGACATGGAAAAGCATCAATACCAATCAGTCTGATGCCGAAGTGAGCCACGAGGTGTTCAAACTGTGGTTCAACCACGGTGTTGCCCCCCAGGACGCTTCCTATTCCTATGTAGTTTTACCGGGAAAAGGGACACCGGCAGCGATGCAAAGCTATGACCAAAGCCGTATCGATATATTGGTGAACAGTGACAGCGTCCAGGCGGTGCTGCACCGCACGCTGAACATCCTGCAGGTGGTGTTTTATAAAGCGGCCACCCTGAAGTACGGCGATGTGCTGCTGAAAGCTGACAGGGCGTGTACGGTGATGCTGACAGATCCCGGATCGGCAGAAGTGGCCGCATCCGTGGCAGATCCTGCCCAGACCCACAGCGAACTGAACCTGGTGTATAAGAACGGAGTTCTTGGGGAACCCCGTACACTGACCATGACCTTGCCTTCCGGCGATTATGCGGGGAGCACGGTTTCCGGGAAGATCAACAGTGCACTGCCTGTTTATGTACCGCCCGCTCCTCCGGTTATGAGCCTTGTGGCCATAGAAGATTCCTATGTCAGGGACGGGGTCCACAGTTCCAAAAATTTTGGAACAGAAACGGGTCTGGTGGTAAAGGACAACCCGAGCAGTTATCTTCGGGAATCCCTTTTGAAATTTGACCTTTCGGGGCTGCCTGTGCAGACCGACAGCGTTGTCCTGCGTCTTTATGTGAAGGGGGCCAATACCGATATTGAAAAAGGAGTCAGATGGAAGTTCTATAAGGTAGCCGATGACTGGGGCGAAACCACAGTTACCTATGACAACAGACCGGCAGCGACCGGGGATCCCATCGGTGAGGTATGGGGATCGTCTGCAGGGACCTATGTGACACTTAATGTGTCCGGGGCACTGCAGGACCACGGCACAGGCCAGCTGTCATTGCTTGTGGCAGCAGACCTTTCCTCATTTTCTTCCGGGGGTAATACGGGCTGGACAGACGCTACATTTGCTTCCCGCGAGAGTACAGCGGAGGAGACACGTCCGCAGCTTTTGGTATATGGTGATGCC from Echinicola soli encodes the following:
- a CDS encoding inorganic phosphate transporter; translated protein: MSELFNSLTIPFLLAMFLAVNMGGSGTAPAFSAAYGASVIRRSLIPGLFGIMVLVGALVAGKEVSLTLGKGLLDAAFFTPEATSLILLSISLSLLIANLLGVPQSTSQSTVLAIAGAATALGVFDSRKFFYVILPTWLILPMVAFGLMLVLSQWVFPLVQKKMFTSDYKQLSTHPVLKGLLIFSSLYVAFSIGANNVANAAAPIASLTANEIGKEAIGNFLPIIILSVLIVAPCFAIGSSLMGHKVTKATGKGIVEPTPFHATVIAMIVASLLLYASIIQGIPTSLVQLNGAAFIALSISKDGAKTTLKKPTVRKFFLIWAVAPIFAFLMAYVLTLVFLV
- a CDS encoding SRPBCC family protein, yielding MTSIEHLNPIKASKETVYQALISQEGLGKVWTPKLSVRPEVGAINEFDFDEGYITKMKVLELKDNERVFWECVDSDEEWIGTKISFELIEKDGITDVVLKHYDWRELTDFYRFCNYHWAMFLKRLKEYCEGK